In the Thermodesulfovibrio yellowstonii DSM 11347 genome, one interval contains:
- a CDS encoding tetratricopeptide repeat protein: protein MPQQLNKNLKFIRRKKHDIAISKYTKIIEKEPDNYQAYKERGNAYYRKKLYHLAIADYTKAIELNPEYFLAYNNRGIVYSVLGLYELAIADYNKAIELKPHNGMPYNNRGFTYLLMGKIEEAEKDIKKSVELNPNNIYALNSMAELFAIKGMPEEACKWLKKAITKGYNNWKYLKTSKTYDSIRNHPCFQAILEKSF, encoded by the coding sequence ATGCCTCAACAATTAAATAAAAATTTAAAATTTATAAGAAGAAAAAAGCATGATATTGCTATTTCCAAATATACAAAAATCATAGAAAAAGAACCTGATAATTATCAAGCATATAAAGAAAGAGGAAATGCATACTACAGAAAAAAACTTTATCATCTTGCAATAGCAGACTATACCAAAGCTATAGAGTTAAATCCTGAATATTTTCTTGCATACAATAATCGCGGAATAGTTTATTCTGTTCTTGGACTTTATGAATTAGCTATTGCTGATTATAATAAAGCTATTGAATTAAAACCCCATAATGGTATGCCGTATAACAATAGAGGATTTACTTATTTATTAATGGGTAAGATTGAAGAAGCTGAAAAAGATATAAAGAAATCAGTGGAGCTTAATCCTAATAATATATATGCATTAAATAGCATGGCAGAGCTTTTTGCTATAAAAGGAATGCCTGAGGAAGCTTGTAAGTGGTTAAAAAAAGCAATCACAAAAGGCTATAATAATTGGAAATATCTTAAAACATCAAAAACATATGATTCTATAAGAAACCATCCATGCTTTCAAGCTATTCTTGAAAAAAGTTTTTAA
- a CDS encoding UDP-glucose dehydrogenase family protein: MHIAIIGTGYVGLVTGACFAEFGVFVTCVDKDHEKIKKLKKGIIPFFEPGLEDIVKRNLKENRLKFTTRIDEAINESLVVFIAVGTPPRGDGSANLEYVEEVAKEIAKNMKSYKVIVTKSTVPVGTGLMIKEIIKKNLEKPVEFDIVSNPEFLREGSAVEDFMRPNRVVIGAESEQAIAIMKDLYRPLYLIETPFVITDIATSELIKYATNSFLATKISFINEISALCEAVGANVNTVAKAMGLDGRIGSKFLHAGIGFGGSCLPKDTMALVKIAEEKGVELSIVKAAIEANQRQKERLTAKIINAFDNNIQGKTVGILGLSFKPNTDDIRESPALYIIHTLLNKKALLKVYDPAAMENTKNIFPDIIYCSDPYSVAKNADALVIVTEWNQFRNLDIEKIKNLMNGNLFFDFRNIYDPQKIKQLGFKYFCVGRY, encoded by the coding sequence ATGCATATAGCTATAATTGGGACAGGGTATGTTGGACTTGTTACAGGTGCATGTTTTGCTGAATTCGGAGTTTTTGTAACTTGCGTAGATAAAGATCATGAAAAAATTAAGAAACTTAAAAAAGGAATTATCCCATTTTTTGAGCCAGGACTTGAAGATATTGTAAAAAGAAATTTAAAGGAAAATAGATTAAAATTTACAACTCGTATTGATGAAGCTATTAATGAATCTCTTGTAGTATTTATTGCTGTAGGAACACCACCTCGTGGAGATGGCTCTGCAAATCTTGAATATGTTGAAGAAGTTGCAAAAGAAATCGCAAAAAATATGAAAAGTTATAAAGTTATTGTTACAAAAAGCACAGTTCCTGTTGGAACAGGATTAATGATAAAAGAAATTATCAAAAAAAATCTTGAAAAACCTGTTGAATTTGATATTGTTTCAAATCCTGAGTTTTTAAGAGAAGGCTCGGCTGTTGAAGACTTTATGCGTCCCAATAGAGTTGTAATCGGAGCAGAAAGTGAACAGGCAATTGCAATAATGAAAGATCTGTATAGACCCCTATATTTAATTGAAACTCCCTTTGTAATTACAGACATAGCAACATCTGAATTAATAAAATATGCTACTAACAGTTTTCTCGCCACTAAGATATCTTTTATCAATGAAATATCAGCATTATGTGAAGCAGTTGGAGCAAATGTAAATACTGTTGCTAAGGCAATGGGACTTGATGGAAGAATTGGTTCTAAATTTCTTCATGCAGGTATAGGTTTTGGAGGTTCATGCTTACCAAAGGATACAATGGCACTTGTTAAAATTGCTGAGGAAAAAGGAGTTGAACTCAGTATTGTTAAGGCTGCAATTGAGGCTAATCAGAGACAAAAAGAAAGATTAACTGCAAAAATAATAAATGCATTTGATAACAATATCCAAGGGAAAACAGTAGGTATACTTGGTTTATCATTCAAACCAAATACTGATGATATTAGAGAATCTCCAGCACTATACATAATTCACACTCTTTTAAACAAAAAAGCATTACTAAAAGTTTATGATCCTGCAGCAATGGAAAATACTAAAAATATTTTTCCTGATATAATCTACTGTTCCGATCCCTACTCCGTTGCAAAAAATGCTGATGCATTAGTAATTGTTACAGAGTGGAATCAATTTAGGAACCTGGATATTGAAAAAATAAAAAATCTTATGAATGGTAATCTCTTTTTTGATTTCAGAAATATCTATGATCCGCAGAAAATAAAACAGTTAGGGTTTAAATATTTCTGTGTGGGAAGATATTAA
- a CDS encoding RCKP-type rubredoxin-like domain-containing protein, whose amino-acid sequence MATFKCSNCGTTKEGKCKPKKCPKCGKTGTMEKV is encoded by the coding sequence ATGGCAACTTTTAAATGTAGTAACTGCGGAACAACGAAAGAGGGGAAATGTAAACCGAAAAAATGTCCAAAATGTGGTAAAACAGGTACAATGGAAAAAGTTTAA